The genomic stretch TTTACTTTCTTAGAAATCTTCTTTTTATAAATGTAAGCAATCTACTAAAATAGGGTGACTGAAGATGGAATATTGAAGTCGTGTTTGAGTGGTTGCCTTCTCTCATCTCCCCCTTCTCGCGTCAGATCCTACTCCACCATTACTCTTCTTCTTATACTTGTTCCTCTGTTCTTCTCCCTATTTCTCATTTCTGCTTGATTATAATTTAAGCTTATCACATGTGCTCTGTTCTAGGCGATGTTAACAGTCGCACATAATTGATTCAATCTCCCTGGATTTCCCTTCTTTTGCCTTCAGAATTTGGAAGATATATCTCTACCTTATGGAGATTCTAGCCTTAGGTTATTACCCCTTGAATCATCTCCTGTTGGGAGATTGAAACCAGAAACCACAACTGGTGTTTCTTCTTCCACTAGACTTAGTTTCAgtcttaaaaaaataatcagTTGCTAGTTATTTGGGGTTTCTGGGACTTGGGTGGGCCCAAAGCAACCCATAATCAGAGTTTTGGAACCTGTGGTTAcatcaaatagaaatcataattAATTTCTACAAAATGGATTGTTTCCTCAAAAATCAAGACGATCATTTTTCAGGTGGTGGAGGAGGATATTGGgggtaacaattttttttataagaacacgaagagaacagaaaaaaaaaaaaaaaaaaaagcggcATAGAAAGCATGCAGTCAGTATAAAAAAAGTAGAATAGCAAACCGCAAGAGCTACATAATGGGATGTAACATGATGTACATTGAATCCCTTTCAACCCCCGCTTTTTTAACCAATCCATCATCTTAGAAGTTCGCCAGATGTAGCTCCACAATGGAATAAGAAGTTCGAGGATGAGATGAAAGACCAAGCACCACTTAAGAGGATGTATCAGAACTTACATTGTAAGTAACAGTGCTAGAGGAAAACACTACCTGAGTAGGGTCTACTTCTCCTTGAATGATATTTAATATTGATATGTACTTTGCTTGACTTGCTTCTTTTGTTCGAGCATAAGAGGAAACCATGATATTCTTCGACTGCAAAAGACATACAAGTAAGAAGCCCGTCTATCCCCAGGCTAAGAAGGGCTAGGcggttttcttttatatatttcaGTGGGCAAAATGCTTGTCAATTATGAAGATACTTCAATCAACAGAGGATCTTGCCTGGAGAAGTCTCCTCATTACATCGAGTACAGTAGTTTTCCGGATAACATTAGCCTGCCAAAGACAAAATTACCTACATCAGACAgctacaacaacaaacaaccGGAACTATATAGGCATGAAATGACAAATTCAATTTTGCAAGAAAACACAGCACTCTAAAGTTCATAATGGCTGCTTTGAGATTGCTAATTCCTATAGTCAGCATGTATGTTTCACCATACTGTTGGCAGTCAGTATAATAAGAACAGACACAATATGTACAAGTTCTACAAACAAAATCAAGTGACAGTGATAAAATCTTATTCATGTAACACGGTCCCTTTAAGCCACATTCTGAATGTGTTTCTGTATTTCATTCATTCACCAACAATATCCTTATGACACTACCCAAATTTAATGCCAACAAAATTAGTTTCTACCCAATCATTTCCACACCTCCACTTCAAAAAGAGCACAACCCTCAAAAAGAGTGCACAAGCATGCACATGCACACAAAGGTTCAACAATGTAAAATTCCTAGTTTTCATCAGCTCCAGAGTCCTGAGAAACAGATTATGTCTCTCATAGAAGTCCAGCCTCCTCTTTGACACAAAAACTAAGAGATACCAGGAAAATccaaaatgcatttttctttaaGAAGAATTACGAACTAAATGACACGAATGATTGAATCTAACCTGGCGCTCCACTGTGAGTGGCGTATATCCCGTCATTAGAAAATGGCACCTTGGAGTTGGAATTAAAGAAGCAAGAAGCCCAACCAAGTCATTGTTCATATACCCTGGATACCGAAGAGTGGTTGTGCTCGCAGACATTACTGTTGAAACCAGAGAATTTGTTTGTGCAAAGGTCGGATTAGATAGATGAAGGCGTTCAACTGCTATTCTATTCAGTGCAGTATTGTCAAGAACAACAACACAATCAGCATTTAGTGTAAGCCGCTTAAGAGTCAAAAGTGAGTTATACGGCTGGACCACCACATCGCTTGTCTCCATCTGGTTAGGAAACACACTGTATGTCTGAATAAGTTTTTTGCTGTAGCGATCATTTAGAGTCTCCAATAAATATGAACCCATTCCTGCACTTAAGCAAGTAATTAATAAAGCATGAAATCTAAATTGAAAACACTAAGCAGTTtctaagaaaaaggaaaaaaatgtacatcatatgataaatccacATAAAACAAGGAGCTCAAAAGATTGAATGAAGAGAATGGAAAACCTGAGCCAGTTCCTCCAGCTATTGAATGGCATAAAACAAAACCCTCAAGACTATCACTTCCATCTGCTTCCCTATCAACCATGTCCATTATTTCCTCTTGCACCTGCTCTCCCTGAACAAGGCTTAATAGCCAAATGTCAATAACTCAAGAATATTTAGAAAGGTTAACAGTGCACAAAGAGTAAGGGACAATTCTCCCTTTATTAAGATGCAATAGAAAGCTTAAAACTTCAGGCATTGGAATATATTCAATACTTTGTAGAATCACAAAGAGGACTTCATCTTGGCAAAACAAAAAAGACTGTGTATGGTTTATTCTGAAATTGAAGTAGTAATTCAGCCATTTTTGTAAGATCTTTACTTACAGGAAACTAGTGTTCTTGAGACTGGGACGTCTTGCTTCCAAGACGCCAATCCTCGtaacacccctttttagatttTCTATTCTAGTTTGTTCTATGTTCCTAGAAGTCTACtttttataattatataaatttcTTAAAACACCAGCACTATCTCTAGCCACCTTACACTCCCCTATTTCTATCTACACCTTTATCCAGACTCACCATCTCCATCAACACCCTCTATGTCTCTCCATCCTGACTCCCCATCTCCATTTACATCCTCTCTATATTACCACCATCTGTTAATTTTTTCAGGAAATAAAGCAAGTTTTGGTTTCTTTGAATTAATCAATGCTTAAATTCTTAAAATTcttaattttctctttatttatttttttaactcagTTCATAGATTTataagaaatgtttttttttttcaattacatTAGTCCCTGCAGTGTTTTTGCAGTAATCTATATTCAAAGTATTAAAAATTGGCATGTCTTGTACCAGTGGAACCTTCCTTAATGTAATTCATTAGTGCACACATTTATGTGGGTCAAACAGGTACATACTCCAtttcttgaagatcttgttaCTTAGGTAGATGGTAGTATAAGAAGCTCGCATACAGTTTAAAAAGATCTATGCCTTAAAATTGTATCGGTGTATCTCCCTCCTCCAAATTAAGTTTACCATGTTAATGTTTTGAATAAATGCCTAAGAAAAGGCAGCTTGTGGAACCATTTTTTATCTGCAACATTTGCACTATTTTGAACGTAGAAATCATCGCAGAAGAACGAGATTTCATTGAAATGGCACAAGAGGGAAATTTTACTGATAAGGGTTAGAATTATAACAAGAGAACACCAGGGTATGAATATTAACCATAAAGACATACAGAAAAGCAAAGAGAGCTCTTTAAATAAGAGAGGGCTTTCAATGACTACTTCTCAAATATACAAACAGCCTCATATTACAATTTCAacaaaagtataatttttttccacCAATACTTAGGTAGCATATGAGTATGAAACAGTTAACATACAAAGACCCAAAAACGAACCTGGTGATACCCACTAGCCCAATTATTTCCAGCACCACCACCATGATTTGAGACAAATATGTTCTCATGATTATAGAGATTCCGATATTCACTATTTTGAATGCCATTAATAACTCGGGGCTCCAAATCCATCAAAAGAGCTCGAGGTATGTAGTGTTGATCATCAGCTTGATAGAAAAAAACGTCTTTCCTGTCACCTCCCTACAACACCCATACCAGATATATCATGTAAGCTAGTCATTACTATTACAGTAAGCTCTTTAATAATAAATTCCTTAAAATATAATTGAGTAAAATTAtagtaacttaaaaaaaaacgaaaaatgcATTGCAAATTTCCCCAGAAGACCAAATGATATAATCTTTTAATCTATTAGtccattaaagaaaaaaaattaatctgcCATATAAATCTGCCACTTATTGTGTGTTGTgttaccatatatcattggtaATCAGATTGGCACTTTGAAGCATCACCCACTTACACATTTATAATTGTTTAACCATGTTTAAACCATCGTGTCTACTTACTTTTCAAAATCTCCGGGAGACTGACTAAGGCACTTTTACATGCAGCAAAATTGAGTTCAATGACATTCCTAGATATGAGAATTTTACAGAATGGGAGGGGAAGAATTTGAGAAAGCAAGAAATCCTAATCCCCTGCGATAATGGTTGAACTAAAATTACTTGAGGCCATTCACATTTCAGAGAAATTGCATGCTAAAAgagtgaataaataatttaacTGAGCAGTACAACTGTAATAAGAACCAAAACACCACAGCTTTTAGCAGTAACAGAAGATCTGCGGCTCAAATGACTTTCAATATAATCACATTTCCAATAAGTGTTCGATATCCACTTTAACTAGCAAAATTAGAAACGAAACAAAGATCACATTTCAACTTCAATCGGTAGATTTTCCTAGTAACGACTTCAATTGTGACGCAATCTTCTGAAATGAACGTTCAAATACCGAATTCAGAGTCTAACCTAACGCTTCCATCGAAACAAAATGATACAAGCAACTAAAACTCAATCATCCATACAGGATCTGGAAAAAGGATAAAACATACGAAACAGTGAATCAGTGAATATCGAAGCAAAAGAAGTGAACCTGTGTAGCGAAATCTTCGAGAATCCCTTCCTTGCTGATACCATGCTCTAAGCAGAGCTGCTTCCAGAACTCCATCCCGATCTGATTTCCACATTGTCCGACCTGCAAAGTGATGATCTCTCGAGGCATTGTTGACCTTCTAAAGATTAGGTCTTCTGCGTTTTGGTTTCTCTCTTCTTCGTCGCTCTCCGCGGctcaattttttaaaaagagagggaaaaagcaGAAGCTACTGAAATTATGAGCTCTAGTTGGGGTGCGCCTTTTATATGTACTCTTATCGTGTTTTGCCGGCTAATTATCATGAGAGGATCGTGAGATACTGCGCCCTAGGGATGCATTGCTCTTATTCTACTCAAGGTAATGTGAATATACGAAATTGCCCCCACTTTTCGTAATAATTTTGGTCGAGGATCATAGGACTGAGACACCTGCCAATGGTTTTTGTGAGGTAACGAAGATGGTGAATTCCTTATTTCTATGACCTTTGGTACGGCGAACCCGAACCTGCTCAAGTCCACCCTCAGCCCAACGACTTGGGCCAGGCTATCAGGttgtgggttgggttagggttggtaTTTCCTGACTTGAAATCCGGCTAGATCGGGTTTGGACTGAGATCTCGATTTAAGTCCAGCTTAGCCCATTTCTATATGTATAACCGAGGCTCTGTGCAAGTAGGGTATTATGCATCCTCTCAGTACTTCTActtgtttttcattttaaaaaaattaataaaatcatggtaaaaaaaacctaaaaggcaATGCTCCCACCTGTATTGATTCTTCTACTGCCAAGATATCTTAAGGTGGGTAGCCTGGTAGGTAAAAACCAGTTTCTCACAACAATGAAGTCaagagttcaaaaaaaaaaagctgccAAGATGAATCACGGCTAAATCGATCCAACCAAAATCAATTAGGGCCCTTTTTTTTAGAGGGGGAGTTGGGGGTGAGAGTGTTGTCAGCATGGAACTCACAAGTTAGTGGGGTTAAAGACAGGGAAGCAAAGATGTGGTGAAATTACTGCAGCATCCCACCCCATCATGTTTGGTTGGGTGGAAactgggaggagagagaagagaagagagagaaaagaagacgaTGGAGCAGAGAAATAACGTCTACAAATTCCGGCACCGTCAGTGTAGATTCACTACTTCACCACCTCTGCTGACGGCAGGGGTGGAGAAATCCAAAGAAGTCCTTTACTGGCGACTCTGTTGCttacttttcttctcccttacactttacttttttttttttttttttctgatgctTCAGGTTGTAAGACGGGTTTTAAAAGCTAGAATCGCGCCGTTTAGATCTGGTGGTCCTGATCCAGATTGACTAGAAACACTTCAGAAATAGTATGGCAGCTGCCGGAATCCGTTTCGAACCCTAGAAAAACTGTATGGAGAGGTCGGTTAGAATTTTAGAGGGGGGAATCGGGATGGGCCACAGACGATGCAACCGATAGATtccaattttttaaacactAGAGCTAAGGTTATTATCACATTCCAATAATGGTCACCATGAACATATGTCAATGTTTTAGTCTATCTCCATTAAGATCAGGATCTGCAGGAGAAGCAAACAAATTGATCCACTAAAGAAAATGAGGATCCATCCTGAGTGAGAAATTGGACGAGGAtgatctttatttttgttttttgtttttttttactcttctgAAACCTATGTTGGACACAGCAGGTAGAAGAACAAGAAGGTAGAAtcggagggagagagaaggaatcCCTCTTTTTGATACATCTCAGCATCTGCAATAGCAGACTCTCATCAAGGGATGTCGCTGAAAAATATAGAgacggggagagagagagagagaaggaatccCGCAAGAGTCCTATTGATTTCAAAGGACTTtggtaaggcttggggtgggagaAGTTGCCTGCCACCTGGGCCGATAAGAAAAGTGGGTTGTCTACTCACTTTCTCGCCCCTAAGCAAACAAAAACCTTcggaattattattttttggaaaagtgCAAAAGCAATCCCACCCCAACAATTCCACCCCACGACTCCCTTCGAAACAAATGGGCCCTTAGGGATGGGTCAGGATGGGTCGAGCCCAACATGTTTGGGCTTGACCTGAATTAAGTGGACTTAGGGTTAGGCTAGAGTTTTAAAAACCTAGTCTAGTCACTTCAAAATCCTTTGGAAAAAAAGTGGCTTGAGGGTTTGGAAACCGTTACCTTTATTTTGTTTCGTCAGTACTCCCAAGGGACTAGAAATGACACTGTGGTTTAAGGTATCGGTATTATTGGCCATACTGGTATTGTTGGTAACTAGTATTGATATTTGACCATACTGTAATTGTGTATCAAAATGGTCCAGaaaatttttcttaataaaaaatGAGGGAAAACTCTCTTTGTATCAATCTAGACTGATACCAATTCCAATACCGTAATTTAAATCCTAGTGAGCCACACCCAAATTATGAATTCAACAAACCAACCCCCCAAACCCTTTCTTACTCCAACCAATGGAATTCTAAAACCATGGGTAATTGGAAAAAGTGATTCATAGAATTGTTATTAGTCGTAGAAATGAAATCTTttattactaaaaataaaaagaaatgaaatctccTAATTCAATTAGTGAAATTTTAAATCCATTGTGGGAAAGTTTTTAATGATGGTTCACTATGGAATTTATGAATTACACTACTAGGAGTGATGTGGAAGGGTGACGTGGTAATAGTAACTTATGTTCCCATGTCATCTTGGAGTAGTTTCACTCTATCTTTGTTGCTACCTTTGAAAGTCATTTTGGAGATCAGTAGTCTCATTCTTATCTATGTTGCTACCTTTGGAAGTCATTCCTATTGGTATACTACCTATTGGTATACTAATAGACTCCAACCATGGAGCATCCTTTTTTCTCTGATCAAAATAATAGACTcataacaaaatatatatatatatatatatatatatagagagagagagagagagagagagagagagagagagagagatatgaaagAGGGAGTGGACCTATATGAATTTTCATATTCCTTTAAGgttcaagaagaagagaacaactAAGGCAGTTGGTTGGTGCCTTGCCAGTAGAGTTGAGTGTAGGCTCGCAGAATGAAGCCTGAGGATCCAACAAGTTTTGTTCTTGAATCGCTTGCATTTATGATGATGTTGGAATGGTGCCCTTGTAATTTCAAGGATATGAGACCCACGacccaaccctaaaccaagccCAATATGTCATTAGGTTCAGCTTATTTTGTGAGCCATCCATCTCCAAGTTGAAGTAAAGGATTTAGCGATTCAACTTGGAGAATCAAAGACAATTACTATTGCAGTTGCACAGTTGGTTGGTACCTTGCCAATAGAATGCAAACATACCTTCTTCGTCAAGTCTTTTAAGGTATCCCTTCTTACTCCCCCGGCTTTCTTCCTAGGAGTGGTAATTTAAAGTCCCATGCGACATTGTAGATTGGCTGACCCAAAAATTGGGCAATTCTAAATTGACTCAGTCGATAAAGATGTGATCCTGATCCTAAGTCCATGGTTGAAGTCTACCTCCAACACCTTATCTTTGACCGGCAAATATGTTAATGATAGGTTTTTCCTACCTCATGTATAGGAATTAATGGCATGAGTTATTGTGGAGATTAAAAGGAAGTAGACTTGTAGGGGCAAGTTTTTCTTATCCTAAGAGAAGGATTCACCCAACCATCTAGGATCATCATTACTCTCTCCTCTCTATCAAATGAGGTTAAAACTACCACTACACTCCTTTCCCACCACTATAATGATTCACACTTCCTTCACTGTGGATGAATGAAAACTTGATCCAAAATTTTATCCAACTTAtatgacattgaccattttcATTACAAGatcatattaaaaataaagtctAGTAGCCAAGATGTTCATGGGCTATAAATTACTTGGCCAGAATGTCGATGCGTGTAGCTCTAGACCCTCACCATCTCACATGCCACTTGTGTCCATCTCTGTAAGGAGAAAGATACGTAGCGTAGTTGGTAATGACTCTTCTTGTTGAAGTAGGTGGCCGATGGAATGTTTATTGTTCAAGactcccccccctccccaatgGACCCATGTGGTGGAGCAGTGCAGTCGTTAGAGCCTATGGGCATTATGGTAGCGGCCAGTCCTACTCTCACCTAATGCCCTAATGTGATTTTCCTCGGTCGCATTCAGTATTTTCATACTAATGAAGTGTACATTTACAAACTCACAATAGTGACTACTTGATGGATAAGTGGTACCTTGTGGTCTTTCCCTTACTTAAAGGGAAAAACCTCTCATTGACATGGAGGGTTAGGTTATAAGGACTATATAGTTAATCATTAAGGAGAGAATACGCAAGTCTTTATATGCCTTTCACATCAAGCTATTCAAATCCGATGTGGGTTCATTACTTTCACGTGGAACCCAACAAATCCATGTATGAGTTAGAGATTTGCCGCTTTTCATTATCAAGTTGCAAATAATTCTGTGGATTAATTTGCTTTGTCTTTGACCCCTTCGAtcatcttcaagttcttcaattCTCATTAATCAGTTCCTATAGATATAACCAAATAATTGAGATCTAAGGGGTCCAAGTTGCAGAGCCATGGAGAACCCTAAGCCACAATATCCATTATGTCTAGTGGTTTTCAACATAAATTCTGTTGATTCATATAGGACACGCAGCATATCCACCATAACCAAGCACAAGAAGTGGCATTGTCATCAAGGGTGATCAATTTCTGATTTTGTGAATTTGTGGGTTTGGGTTAGAGATAAAGAGATCTTGTTCCACGTCATTGTGGGATGTGGATAAGTATTGGTTGGTCTCTTAAATGAGTTTTGGGACTTTGATGGATTCAAGTGAGCCAAAAGTCTAGGCTGTATGCTCAGTGTCTAAAACTCATGTAAGAGAAATGGCAACAGCCCTTCCATTAATCATGGAGGCGGATGAAGCATCCCccataaagagagagagagagacataaatgaataaaatagagaagaaccCTTTCCTCCTTTCTAGAACACATATGTGCCACTCACACATCATGGAGGAGGCAAATGAAGCATCTAGAGAAAGGAAATCTAAGGCCCCCCTCTGCCACGCACACACCAAGGAGCCAAATGAAacatctttagaaaaaaaaaatctaagccCTAGACATgcatttaagggtgtcaattgcaGGCCTGACCCGATAGGCATGATCAAGTCCGATAAATTTATTGTCCAACCTGAACTGGgctgattaataaacgtgttgggcttgatCCCTGACGCATTCATAAATAGATGGTCAACGTTGCAGCGTAAGCCTGACATTTTAGAAGACCGACCTACTAGCCTAACCGTTTATATGGTATATTTTGATCTTTTATAGGTAGAATAagatatattgatttttttttatcaattattgaatataattaaGTGTAACATCTattctaaattgttgatgatttaataaatatattaaaattcataaaatctaagacaattaaagcccatttaaggcCAATTTGAGGTTTTAATAATGTATAAGTCATTTAAAGCCCACTAAGAGCCGATTACGGTCTAATTAGCTTGGTAAAAGCTCGAAATCAAACTAAGCGTGACGTAGCTTGACTAATTCTTTAAATAGGCACTTCAAGGTGCAAGCCAAGAGGCCTGACTAGACTTGACCAAGCCTAACCAGTGGACACCCCTACATGTATGCATTATGCATGCACATGCACACAGAGACACACACATCTAGATTAGCCATTTGTCATATTTAGACACAAGTTTATTTATATGTATTACCCCTTCCATGCTTGCCCATGAACCCATTGGTAGTCTTTTTATTCACCCTCAAGTAGTTCTAGATTTTTCAGTActttgttttgctacttggCCAATTTATGTGGTTTGAACTTGAAATTTTAACAAAAACCCTTGAATTCTAGTTATCCACAAATGTTAACTCTATACAACCTATCATCTAACACAAATAAGTGTCACCCAACTAACCTTAGCTGGACAACCC from Macadamia integrifolia cultivar HAES 741 chromosome 14, SCU_Mint_v3, whole genome shotgun sequence encodes the following:
- the LOC122060535 gene encoding tubulin gamma-1 chain — protein: MPREIITLQVGQCGNQIGMEFWKQLCLEHGISKEGILEDFATQGGDRKDVFFYQADDQHYIPRALLMDLEPRVINGIQNSEYRNLYNHENIFVSNHGGGAGNNWASGYHQGEQVQEEIMDMVDREADGSDSLEGFVLCHSIAGGTGSGMGSYLLETLNDRYSKKLIQTYSVFPNQMETSDVVVQPYNSLLTLKRLTLNADCVVVLDNTALNRIAVERLHLSNPTFAQTNSLVSTVMSASTTTLRYPGYMNNDLVGLLASLIPTPRCHFLMTGYTPLTVERQANVIRKTTVLDVMRRLLQSKNIMVSSYARTKEASQAKYISILNIIQGEVDPTQVHESLQRIRERKLVNFIEWGPASIQVALSRKSPYVQTAHRVSGLMLASHTSIRHLFSKCLNQYEKFRKKQAFLDNYRKFPMFADNDLSEFDESQEVIESLVDEYKACESPDYIKWGMEDRDRALTGEGNATGTGIPN